The sequence AAAATAATAACCGAGTTTGGTTTGCAGAAAACAAACATCGTTATGAAGATTGTAAAGAAAATATTTTAATTGATTTCAAAAATATTTATAATCTGCTTGCACAAAACGATGCTTTAGAACCTATGAAAGTTTATCGTATTTATAGAGACGTTCGTTTTTCTAAAGATAAGCTTCCTTACAAAACAAATTTTTCGATGTACGCTGGTAGATTACAACCTTTTAATCGAGGCGGTTATTATTTGCAAATTGAACCTGGTAACAAATCATTTGTTGGTGGTGGTTTTTGGGGACCAAATCCAGAAGATTTATTACGTGTTAGACAAGAAATTGCTTTGGATGATGAACTCGAACAAATTTTAAATGAAACTAGTTTTAAAGCTTTTTATGGCGAAATGCAAGGCGAAAGTTTAAAAACAGCTCCAAAAGGATTTGATAAAAATCACGAAAGAATTGATTTGTTGCGCAAAAAACAATTTTTGTTTACCAAATCGTTTAGCGATGAAGAAGTTTTAGCTAAGAATTTTGATGTAAAAGTGATTGAAGCCTTTGAAAAATTACGTCCGTTTTTCGATTATATGACTGACGTTTTATTGACTAATGCTAACGGTGAACGAAATGTATAAAAGAAAAAGCGGAATCATGAAAATGACTCCGCTTTTATAACCAAAAAAAACACTTATGAAAAACTCAAAAATAAATTTATTTCTTTTTGAGCTATACAAAGATAGTAATAATAAATTGTAATTTCCAAATTAATTCAAAGAAAGTCTTTATAATTTATTGTTAAATTTATTTTAATGCTTTTAGAGTTTCTGTTTTATAAGTTTCACCAATAGGAATTGTTACGCTATCTGTCTCAATTTGTTTGTTTTGAATATTTTTTATTCTTTTAATTGGAATGATAAACGACCGATGTACCCGAATAAATTCTTTTGAGGGTAATAATTCTAGTATCGCTTTCATGGACATTCGGGCTACAATTTTTGATTGATTGTCAATATGGATTTGAATATAATCATCAAGACCTTCGATGTATTGAATATCTTTAAGATAGATTTTGTTTAGTTTATAATCTGCTCGAATCATAATAAATGGTTGTTCGTCCTTATTATTGATTAGCTTTTTAATTTTTATCACTTTATCAATGGCTTCTTTAAAACGGTCAAAACTGATTGGTTTCATTACATAATCAATTGCGCTTACATTAAAACCTTCTAAAGCGTACTGGTCATAAGCTGTTGTGAAAATAACCATTATTTTTTTATCCAATGCTTTATAAAAATCAATGCCGTTTTGTTGTGGCATTTCAATGTCTAAGAATAGTAAATCAACTTTATTATTATTTATAAAATCGATAGCTTCAGATTGATTTGTGAACGTTTTTTCAAGAGATATTTCTTCAATTTTGTCACAATGATGTGCTAAAATTTTCAATGCTAATGGTTCATCATCTATGGCAATTGCTTTTATCATTGTAAATTTATTTTTAAATTTAAATTATAAACGTCTTCTGTTTCTTCAATAACCAATTTATGTTTTTCAGGATAAATATAGTTTAGTCTTAAAATGGTGTTTTCAATTCCAGTTTCGGTTTTAGCTTTTTCGTGAACATTATTAACTGTTTTTGAATTGGAAACATTTAAGTTTAAAGAGCCTTCTAAAATTTGAATTTGAATTGAAATAAAAGAATCTTTCTCAGGATTCAATCCATATTTAAAAGCATTTTCGATAAACGGAATTAATATCAAAGGAGCGATTTTATTTTGATTGAAATTTCCTTCTTTAATAAAATTAAAATTTGTCGAATCAACCATGCGTAGTTTTTGTAAATCAATATAATCTTCGATGTATTTCATTTCTTTATTTAATGAAACAAAATCATTTGAACTTTCGGTAACCACATAACGCATAATACTTGAAAGTTTTAAAATGGCATCAGGTGCTTCATCAGATTTTTCTAAAGATAATGCATATAAGCTGTTTAATGTATTAAATAGAAAATGCGGATTTATTTGTGCTTTAAGATACGAAACTTCTGATTTTAATTTTTCATCGTTTATCGCTGACATTTGCATGTTTAAACGAAGTAAAATTGAAATACAAAACGAAATTATAAATTGATATGTATTTCTATCCATTAAAATGCGTACCAATTCCGAATCGTTTTTTCTTCCGCCTTTGAAACCTTTTTTTCGCATTGGAAAATTTTCTGGACGTATTCCGATATCTGGTATTATAAATTCTGGAACTTTTATTACAAAAATGAAAAATAAAATTACAATCGAATAGTAAATGAAATATTTTTTGGTGAAATAAAATTTAGGAATGAAATAAAAATAATTCAAATAAAAAAAAATGACTACTAGGATTGAAGCCGTAAATCTTCGTTGAAAAAAAATGGAATCAAAAATAGATTCGCCTGTTTTAAATTCGTGCGAACCGATGATTGGAATGCAAATTAAAACAATCGAAACAAATATAATTAACGCTAATTGACGTGGCTTGTAAGTCATTTTTATTGTAAAAATAATAAACCTTTTTTTAGTACTAAATCTTTTAACCGAAAATGTTTGATTTTGTATTTATATGAAATTGTGTAAATTAATTTTTATTTTATGAACAAAAAATTGTATATTCGCGAACGAAGTTTCAAAATAGAAATAAATAATATTGAAATTTCGTTTTAAAACCCTTTCTTTTTGAAAGAAATTTAAAAAATAAACTTTTTTAAAATCTAATAAAAAGCATATTTATTGATTTTAAATTTAAATAATTTTAAAAATAATCGCTAAATAGATTATTAATTCTGAACAATTACATGAAACATATATTCATAAAATTGTTATCTCAAAAAAGGTCACTCAAATACATGAGCGACCTTTTTTAGTTTTGAAATTTTTTAGATGTATTTACAATTTGTTCAGAAATATTAATCATCCAAATTAATTGGTCAATAATTAATTGAGATTCTTCCAATCTGCGAATGCGTTCTTCTGGAGATAAATCACTATTTTCTATTTCTTCGCGTCTTAATTTTTTGATTTGTAAAAAACTACCTTCAAATTTTTTTAACTCGTTTTCAGAAATCAAATCATAATGTGCATTTCGATGAATAAATTTATCTGCTAAATCTAAATTGTATAATATTTTATCCATTACAACTCCAAACGCCTGAGAAGCTTCGGTTGTTTGATGTGATTGAATGTATATTCCGACGGATGCAGCTGCTGAAATTAATGTTTGATTTAATACCGTTAATTCATAAACTTCGGCTTTGTTTTTTTGTTTTGATTTTGGTTCTTGATTCATACGTTGAAAAGAAGCCATTAAATTACCAACTTCAATAAACGCATGTTTACGTGCTAATTTATATTCTAATGAAGGTTCACCTTTAACTATATAATATTGTTTAATTGCTTCGACATATTTTCGGTTAGCAACAATACATTTTGATAAGAATTTTTTAACGTGTAAATGTTCCCAAGATGGCCAAATTAATTGTGTTGCTAATAAGGCAAGAATAGCTGCAATTACGGTATCTATAATTCGGAACAATAGCATGTTGTTGTAATCGGGTGTTAAAATTCCGTACATAAAAATGACATACATGGTTAAAAACATAACTCCAATTTTGTAATCAGAATAGGTTAACCAATTTCCAATAATCATTGCAACGAAAGTCAGAATTAATAATACAGTTACATTGTCAACAAAATATAAAGTACTAAATGCAATAATTCCACCTAAAATGGTTCCGGTTACACGGCTTAACGAACGACTTTTAGTTAAACCGTAGTCAGGTTTCATAATTACAACTAAGGTCATTAATATCCAATATTCGTTTTGCAAGGGTAAAATTTTGCCAAGTAAAAAGCCAATTAAAAGCGTTAATGTTAGTCTGGTTGCATGTCTAAACGTAGTTGACGAAAAGTTTAAATTTTCTTTTAATGTTGCAAATCGATAATGTTGAGGAGTTAAGAATTTTTCTAAATCTTTATATTTTCCACGAAGTTCATCTGTATTTACACGACCTTTATAAACGCGTTCAATTCCTTTAATTTTTTCAACTTGACGTTCTGCATAATGTAAAACGTTATTGAATGTTACAATTTCTTCTTGAACGTCAGACCAATTTTGTTTTTTCTGAAATTCATCTAAATGTAATTTGATTGCTTTAATTTGATTTCCTAATGAAACAGGTGAGTGGTATACATTATTTACTTTAATGCTGTAAGATAAAGCATGTAAACTTAGAGCAAAATCTTCTGCTAATTTTTGATATTCTTTAATTAATGAAGGGTCGTCTTTGAATAATTTATGAATGCGATCGTGATCAAATGAGTTTGATGTTGCAATTTCTAAAATCTCGATTAACGATGTAAGTGAAATTAATAACTTTCTATTGTTGGATGAGTTGCTCGTATTTGCATTATTTCGGATAAGAAATTCGCGTATGCTTTCATGATATTCATTTAATTTGATTTGAATCTCAAGTTGTTTTTCTATGATTTTGTTTTTATTGCTATTTGTGTTCCATAACGAAGCTCTTAAATCTAGATATTCGGCAGTCTTTTCGATGCAATTAGCAATTTCTAAAAAAATATATCTTTTAGGTTTAAAAAAATAAAAGAGCAACGAAACAATTAAATATAGAATTCCTCCAGCTAATAATAGTAAGCTGTTTTTAATCAAATCCCAACCTTGATAATCTCTGATAAAGGCTAAACTTACAGTTAACAAACAAACAAATGACATCAAGTTTGCACGATGACCGTAAACCGAAAGCATGGTCGAAAAAAAGATAATAGTAATAAAAACCGGATAAAAAAGAATAGGATACGGTTTAGTTACTCCTAGTAAAAATGTAATTAAAGCAATGCAAAAACTTCCAAGTATTAAACCGTTTATTTTATGTTTTAAACTACTTTGAATGTCAGTTGGCGCATTTAAAATAGCTCCTAAAGAGATAGCAAAAGCAATTGAAAAATTGTCTGGTTCGTGAAAAAAGATAAATGGAATACTACCTGCAACTGCTATTTTTATAGCATCATACAAATGATTATCGCTTATTTTTTTTACTATTTTTTGGTACATAAATTTGTTAAAAAAGTGGTATTTTGAATTATATAATTTCGTTTTTGAAATATATAACAATTATATTTTATAAACTATATCCATATTCAAATAACAATCCAATAAAAAATGTTTAATTTTGCACGGTCTAAAATTTTTAGATGTTTTAATTTAAACTAAATCGAAATGATATTACCTATAGTTGGATACGGCGATCCCGTATTACGTAAAGAAGGAATAGAAATCGCAAAAGATTATCCAAATTTACAAGAACTTATTGAAAATATGTTCCAAACGATGGAAAATGCTTCAGGAGTTGGTTTAGCAGCACCGCAAATTGGTTTAGCAATCCGTTTGTTTGTTATTGATTGTAGTCCATTTGGAGAAGATGAGGATTTATCTGAAGCAGAGAGAAATGTTCTAAAAACACTTAGAAAAACATTTATCAATGCCAAAATCACGAAAGAAGAAGGAGAAGAATGGGCGTTTAATGAAGGTTGTTTAAGTATTCCGAATGTGAGAGAGGATGTTATGCGTAAGCCAATTATAACGATTGAATATTTTAATGAAAATTTTGAAAAATTCACTGAAGTTTACGATGGTTTTGCTGCGCGTGTGATTCAGCATGAATACGATCATATTCAAGGAATATTATTTACAGATAAAATTTCTACATTGAAGAAGAAATTAAATGCTAAAAGATTACAAAATATCATGGATGGGAAGGTTCATCCTGATTACAAAATGAAATTCATAAACAAAAAAGGTCGATAATATTTGCATTTTAATTTCAAATTAAGATATTTGTGACCGTATTAATAAAAGAAGAAAAATGAGCGTAGAAAAAGTATTAGCTATTTCTGGGAAACCAGGTTTATACGAATTAAAAATTCAAACTAGATCAGGATTTATTGCTGAATCTTTAGTTGATGGAAAAAAGTTAACAGTTGGTTTAAGAAGTAACGTAAGTTTATTATCAGAAATCTCAATATATACTCAAACTGGAGAAATTAAATTATTTGAAATCTTCGGAAAAATTGCAAGAAAAGAATCAAACGGACCTGCAATTTCACATAAAGCAACTGATCCTGAGTTAGTAGCTTATTTCTCTGAAATCGTTCCTGATTACGATGCAGACAGAGTATATGTTTCGGATATTAAAAAAGTTTTTAGCTGGTACAATATGATGCAAAAAGCTAACATGGTTGCTGTTTTCAATGGTCCAGTTCAAACAAGTTCAGTATTTGATGAAGCTGAAGTTGTAGAAGAAGTTGCTGTTGAAGAAAAACCAAAAGCTAAAAAAGCTGCTAAACCAAAAGCTAAAAAAGAAGAAGAATAATTGTATATTCTAAATAATTATTGAAATCCTGCCAATTGCGCAGGATTTCTTATTTTTACATAAAAAAATAAAGCTATGAATTCAAGACAACAACAACTAGAAGCATTTAATCGCTTGTTAGACATTATGGATGAACTTCGAGAAAAATGTCCATGGGATAAAAAGCAAACTTTAGAATCGCTTAGAAATCTTACAATCGAAGAAGTTTACGAACTTGGTGATGCAATTATCGAAAACGATTTGAATGAAGTCAAAAAAGAACTAGGTGATGTGTTGTTGCACATTGTTTTTTATGCTAAAATAGGTAGCGAACAAAAAGTTTTTGATATGGCTGATGTTGCCAATGCAATTTCTGATAAATTAATTGCTCGTCATCCACATATTTACGGAAATGAAATTGTTGAAACCGAAGAACAGGTTTTACAAAATTGGGAAAAACTAAAATTAAAGGAAGGTAATAAATCTGTTTTAGGCGGAGTTCCAAAAAGTTTACCGGGAATGGTTAAAGCAAATCGAATTCAAGAAAAGGCTAGAGGAGTCGGTTTTGATTGGGATAATGCTGATCAAGTTTGGGAAAAAGTTCAAGAGGAATTGGTTGAATTTCAAGATGAGGTTTTAGCTAAAAATCATGAAAATATGGAAGCTGAATTTGGAGATGTTTTATTTTCTTTGATTAATTATGCACGTTTCGTAAACATTAATCCAGAAAATGCACTTGAAAAAACCAATGCTAAATTTATTAAACGATTTCAGTATTTAGAAGAAAAAGCAAAACTTGATGGAAAGTCTTTAGAAAATATGACATTAGAAGAAATGGATGTTTATTGGAATGAAGCTAAAAAAATATAAACTAAAAGAAAATCCTTCGTTATTGAAGGATTTTCTTTTTACAGACATTTTTTAAGGAAAAATAAAATGTCAAAATAGTTGAGTAAATTTCAGAACGAATATTTACTCCGATTTGTTCCGTACAACAATAAACAAACAATATTTGAACAAATCGTAAATTATTTATAAGTGTTTTCGTTTTTTTTATTAAATAGTCATTGAAAATAATTGCGTATTAGGTTTATTTCGTTTTAGTTTAAAATCGAATACCATACAAATATTTCTAATAAATGGTTTTCCTTCTTCTAAAATATATAATTCCGTATCTTTAATTTCAACTAAACCATCTTGTATAAACTCTTCTAAATTTTCTAAAATTTTAAATTCTTCAAAGTAATGATGTGGAATCAAACCTAAATTTGTTTTAAATTGACACATCAAATCTAAAATAACTTTTCGGATGATTAAATCTTCGTTATTAAGAATGTGACCTTTGACAACAGGAATTTTTCCTTGATGAATTAAATCTTCATATTCTTTAAAATCTTTTGAGTTTTGAGCAAAAGCATTCCACGAATCACTAATTGATGAAACACCTAAACCAATCAAAACTTCTGTTTTTGATGAGGTATAACCCATGAAGTTTCTGTTTAAATCATTGTTTATATATGATTGATAAAGAGCATCTTCTGATGTAGAAAAGTGGTCCATGCCAATTTCAATAAATTCATTTTCAAGCAATAATTTTTTTCCTAATTCATAAAGCTCTCTTTTGAATTCATCTTTCGGAACATCTTCATCATTAAAACCACGTTGTCCATTTCCTTTGATCCACGGAACATGTGCATAGCTGTAAAAAGCTAATCGGTCTGGGTTTAAAGATTTAGTTTTTTCGACTGTATCTTTAATTGATTCTAAAGTTTGAAAAGGTAAACCGTAAATTATATCATGAGAAATAGATGTATAACCAATTTCTTTTGCCCAAATGGTCACTTTTGCAACAGAATGGAAAGTTTGATTTCTGTTTATCACTTTTTGAACAATTGGATCATAATCTTGAACTCCTAAACTCAATCTTCTAAAACCAAGGTTATATAAAACTTCTAAATGCTTTTTTGTTGTATTATTTGGATGAGCCTCAAAACTCATTTCACAATCTTTATGAATGATTGATTTTTCAAAAAGTCCCGTTATTAATTGTTCCAAATTTTCTGGAGAAAAAAAAGTTGGTGTACCTCCACCTAAATGAATTTCCTTAATAATGGGTGTGTTTTCAAATAAATCTAAATATAATTGCCATTCTTTTAGCAACAAATCTATATATGGTATTTCAACTTCATGGCGTTTTGTAATTCGTTTATGACAACCACAAAACGTACACAAACTTTCACAGAAAGGCAAATGGATATAAATAGAAATACCTTCTTTGAAATTGGTTAAATCAAAACATTTTTTACAATTTTTTTTCCATAAATCTAAAGAAAAAGAAGCTGCTTCCCAATACGGAACAGTTGGATAGCTTGTGTATCTTGGACCAGGAACATTGTATTTTTGAATTAAGCTAGACATTGTATTAAATATTTTAATCAAATGTATTTAAACAAAGGATTATAATTTATGATATTTATCATATCAAGTTTTTTTGTTTGAAATTTGTAATTGAATAAACTATTCAAGAACCGGTTTCGAATATTTTATACTTTTTTTAAGATTTTGATTGTTAAAAAAAACATTTAAAATAGTATATTTGAATAAATATAAAATTTATCACATGGCATTTTTGAAAACACTTATCATTATCGTTGCGATATGGTATTTCTTTAAATTCGCATTTCGATTTTTTGGACCAATTCTAATCAAAAAAGCGATTAGTAAGGCCGAACAAAACTTTCAACAAAGAACACAAGATTATTATAATCAAAATAATGAATCGTACGATAATACTTATACAAACTCAAATACAAATCAATCTGATAATTTTAAAAATGGCATTCCTCGTGAGAAACGAAAAGTCGGAGAATATATTGATTTTGAAGAAATAAAATAATTTTAAGTTTATCTATAATTGATGGCCTTATTCTAAATTTAGGATAAGGCTTTTTTAATGTAGAAAAAATTTAATCACTAAACTTTTATTATTATTTTAGCATACATTTTTTAAAAACTAATTAATGAAATATTTAAAGAATTTTATTCCGCATGTTCTTGTAATTATCGGATTTATTATTGTTGCTTTAGCTTATTTTTCGCCTGTACTTTCAGGTAAAGAAATCTTCCAATCAGACATTGTTCAATATACCGGCATGTCAAAAGAACAAGTTGAATTTCGTGAAACCTACAACGAAGAATCATATTGGAATAATAGTGCATTTGGTGGTATGCCAACGTATCAATTGGGAGCAAAATATCCGCACAATTATATTAAAGCATTAGATAGTGTAATCCGTTTTTTACCTCGTCCAGCAGATTATTTATTTATTTATTTCATTGGTTTTTATATTTTACTTTGTTCGTTTAGAATTAAGCCTTTACAAGCTTTCTTTGGTGCATTAGCATTTGGTTTTTCAACTTATTTAATCGTAATTATTGGAGCAGGTCATAACGCAAAAGCTCATGCAATTGCTTATATGCCGATGGTATTGGCTGGTGTTTTCTTAGTATTTAGAAAAAAATATTTGACAGGGTTTATACTAACAACTATTGCCGCTGCACTTGAAATAAGTACCAATCACTTTCAGATGACTTATTATTTATTGCTTCTTTTGTTGATTGTCGCAATCTATTATACTGTAGTTTACATCAAACAAAAAGATTTTAAATCGTTAGTTCAAATAATTGGTATTTTCATTGTTTCTGGTATTTTAGCCATAGGTGCAAATGCAACAAACTTGTTAGCAACTGCCGAATATTCTGATTTTAGTACAAGAAGTAAAAGTGAATTAACTTTTAATCCAGATGGTACTGAAAAAGATAGAGCTAACGCGATGTCTCATGAATATATTACCGAATATAGTTATGGAGTTTTTGAAACATTTAATTTATTTGTTCCAAGATTATTAGGTGGTGGTAATGCTGAAGATATTGGAACAGATTCGAATGTTGGAGATTTTATTACATCTTTAGGAGCTTCTCCTGCTGATGTTGAAGGTTTTACCAAACAAGCTCCGACTTATTGGGGAGATCAACCAATTGTGGCAGCTCCAGCTTATATTGGAGCAATCGTTATTTTCTTATTTATTTTAGCTCTTTTTACTGAAAAAAGAAAATTCAAATACATTTTTGTAATTGGAGCAATTGTATCTATTTTATTATCGTGGGGAAAAAATTTCCCGTTAACCGATTTTATGATTGATAACTTCCCGATGTACAATAAATTTAGAGCAATAACCTCGATACAAGTAATTGCCGAATTATGTATTCCGGCTTTAGCAATTATTGGTTTAGCTAGTTTCTTTAAGTCATCAAAAGAAGAACAATTAGATGCCTTAAAAAAATCAGGAATTGTTTCAGGTGCCATTGTTGTTTTCTTATTTGCTTGTAAATTGTTTTTAGATTTCCAAGGTGCGAATGATGACTATATCATGCAAGTTTATGGTGAAATTGGACCAAGTTATGTCACTGCTTTGATTGAAGATCGTCAATCGATGTACGTAAGTGATTTAATCAGAACCTTATTTTTTATCACATTAGCTGCAGCAGCTTTATATTTCTTTATCAA comes from Flavobacterium sp. I3-2 and encodes:
- a CDS encoding DUF2461 domain-containing protein, which codes for MKQEVFDFLNDIEKNNNRVWFAENKHRYEDCKENILIDFKNIYNLLAQNDALEPMKVYRIYRDVRFSKDKLPYKTNFSMYAGRLQPFNRGGYYLQIEPGNKSFVGGGFWGPNPEDLLRVRQEIALDDELEQILNETSFKAFYGEMQGESLKTAPKGFDKNHERIDLLRKKQFLFTKSFSDEEVLAKNFDVKVIEAFEKLRPFFDYMTDVLLTNANGERNV
- a CDS encoding LytR/AlgR family response regulator transcription factor; translation: MIKAIAIDDEPLALKILAHHCDKIEEISLEKTFTNQSEAIDFINNNKVDLLFLDIEMPQQNGIDFYKALDKKIMVIFTTAYDQYALEGFNVSAIDYVMKPISFDRFKEAIDKVIKIKKLINNKDEQPFIMIRADYKLNKIYLKDIQYIEGLDDYIQIHIDNQSKIVARMSMKAILELLPSKEFIRVHRSFIIPIKRIKNIQNKQIETDSVTIPIGETYKTETLKALK
- a CDS encoding sensor histidine kinase; amino-acid sequence: MTYKPRQLALIIFVSIVLICIPIIGSHEFKTGESIFDSIFFQRRFTASILVVIFFYLNYFYFIPKFYFTKKYFIYYSIVILFFIFVIKVPEFIIPDIGIRPENFPMRKKGFKGGRKNDSELVRILMDRNTYQFIISFCISILLRLNMQMSAINDEKLKSEVSYLKAQINPHFLFNTLNSLYALSLEKSDEAPDAILKLSSIMRYVVTESSNDFVSLNKEMKYIEDYIDLQKLRMVDSTNFNFIKEGNFNQNKIAPLILIPFIENAFKYGLNPEKDSFISIQIQILEGSLNLNVSNSKTVNNVHEKAKTETGIENTILRLNYIYPEKHKLVIEETEDVYNLNLKINLQ
- a CDS encoding FUSC family protein; this translates as MYQKIVKKISDNHLYDAIKIAVAGSIPFIFFHEPDNFSIAFAISLGAILNAPTDIQSSLKHKINGLILGSFCIALITFLLGVTKPYPILFYPVFITIIFFSTMLSVYGHRANLMSFVCLLTVSLAFIRDYQGWDLIKNSLLLLAGGILYLIVSLLFYFFKPKRYIFLEIANCIEKTAEYLDLRASLWNTNSNKNKIIEKQLEIQIKLNEYHESIREFLIRNNANTSNSSNNRKLLISLTSLIEILEIATSNSFDHDRIHKLFKDDPSLIKEYQKLAEDFALSLHALSYSIKVNNVYHSPVSLGNQIKAIKLHLDEFQKKQNWSDVQEEIVTFNNVLHYAERQVEKIKGIERVYKGRVNTDELRGKYKDLEKFLTPQHYRFATLKENLNFSSTTFRHATRLTLTLLIGFLLGKILPLQNEYWILMTLVVIMKPDYGLTKSRSLSRVTGTILGGIIAFSTLYFVDNVTVLLILTFVAMIIGNWLTYSDYKIGVMFLTMYVIFMYGILTPDYNNMLLFRIIDTVIAAILALLATQLIWPSWEHLHVKKFLSKCIVANRKYVEAIKQYYIVKGEPSLEYKLARKHAFIEVGNLMASFQRMNQEPKSKQKNKAEVYELTVLNQTLISAAASVGIYIQSHQTTEASQAFGVVMDKILYNLDLADKFIHRNAHYDLISENELKKFEGSFLQIKKLRREEIENSDLSPEERIRRLEESQLIIDQLIWMINISEQIVNTSKKFQN
- the def gene encoding peptide deformylase, yielding MILPIVGYGDPVLRKEGIEIAKDYPNLQELIENMFQTMENASGVGLAAPQIGLAIRLFVIDCSPFGEDEDLSEAERNVLKTLRKTFINAKITKEEGEEWAFNEGCLSIPNVREDVMRKPIITIEYFNENFEKFTEVYDGFAARVIQHEYDHIQGILFTDKISTLKKKLNAKRLQNIMDGKVHPDYKMKFINKKGR
- a CDS encoding DUF5606 domain-containing protein — its product is MSVEKVLAISGKPGLYELKIQTRSGFIAESLVDGKKLTVGLRSNVSLLSEISIYTQTGEIKLFEIFGKIARKESNGPAISHKATDPELVAYFSEIVPDYDADRVYVSDIKKVFSWYNMMQKANMVAVFNGPVQTSSVFDEAEVVEEVAVEEKPKAKKAAKPKAKKEEE
- the mazG gene encoding nucleoside triphosphate pyrophosphohydrolase translates to MNSRQQQLEAFNRLLDIMDELREKCPWDKKQTLESLRNLTIEEVYELGDAIIENDLNEVKKELGDVLLHIVFYAKIGSEQKVFDMADVANAISDKLIARHPHIYGNEIVETEEQVLQNWEKLKLKEGNKSVLGGVPKSLPGMVKANRIQEKARGVGFDWDNADQVWEKVQEELVEFQDEVLAKNHENMEAEFGDVLFSLINYARFVNINPENALEKTNAKFIKRFQYLEEKAKLDGKSLENMTLEEMDVYWNEAKKI
- the hemN gene encoding oxygen-independent coproporphyrinogen III oxidase, whose amino-acid sequence is MSSLIQKYNVPGPRYTSYPTVPYWEAASFSLDLWKKNCKKCFDLTNFKEGISIYIHLPFCESLCTFCGCHKRITKRHEVEIPYIDLLLKEWQLYLDLFENTPIIKEIHLGGGTPTFFSPENLEQLITGLFEKSIIHKDCEMSFEAHPNNTTKKHLEVLYNLGFRRLSLGVQDYDPIVQKVINRNQTFHSVAKVTIWAKEIGYTSISHDIIYGLPFQTLESIKDTVEKTKSLNPDRLAFYSYAHVPWIKGNGQRGFNDEDVPKDEFKRELYELGKKLLLENEFIEIGMDHFSTSEDALYQSYINNDLNRNFMGYTSSKTEVLIGLGVSSISDSWNAFAQNSKDFKEYEDLIHQGKIPVVKGHILNNEDLIIRKVILDLMCQFKTNLGLIPHHYFEEFKILENLEEFIQDGLVEIKDTELYILEEGKPFIRNICMVFDFKLKRNKPNTQLFSMTI
- a CDS encoding DUF4834 family protein, yielding MNKYKIYHMAFLKTLIIIVAIWYFFKFAFRFFGPILIKKAISKAEQNFQQRTQDYYNQNNESYDNTYTNSNTNQSDNFKNGIPREKRKVGEYIDFEEIK
- a CDS encoding YfhO family protein: MKYLKNFIPHVLVIIGFIIVALAYFSPVLSGKEIFQSDIVQYTGMSKEQVEFRETYNEESYWNNSAFGGMPTYQLGAKYPHNYIKALDSVIRFLPRPADYLFIYFIGFYILLCSFRIKPLQAFFGALAFGFSTYLIVIIGAGHNAKAHAIAYMPMVLAGVFLVFRKKYLTGFILTTIAAALEISTNHFQMTYYLLLLLLIVAIYYTVVYIKQKDFKSLVQIIGIFIVSGILAIGANATNLLATAEYSDFSTRSKSELTFNPDGTEKDRANAMSHEYITEYSYGVFETFNLFVPRLLGGGNAEDIGTDSNVGDFITSLGASPADVEGFTKQAPTYWGDQPIVAAPAYIGAIVIFLFILALFTEKRKFKYIFVIGAIVSILLSWGKNFPLTDFMIDNFPMYNKFRAITSIQVIAELCIPALAIIGLASFFKSSKEEQLDALKKSGIVSGAIVVFLFACKLFLDFQGANDDYIMQVYGEIGPSYVTALIEDRQSMYVSDLIRTLFFITLAAAALYFFIKQKLSEQSALIIIGIVMIIDLIMIDWNYVNKSNFVNASQVKNPFVKTIVDDKILQDKSNFRVFDMQSPFNSGRTVFFHQALGGYHAAKPKKVQELYDYQITKQNYEILNMFNVKYVISQDENQNPISLQNPEANGNAWFVSEIKTLPSADEIMIELSKVKTKTTALIETGNTSRILKPEYTVDSLATIKLVDSRSNYLKYESNNPNEGVAVFSEIYYPKGWKITIDGEETEMFEADYVLRALLIPGGKHTIEFKFDPEVVSKGSKIALISSILILLSIIGSLVYLFKKRKKDIN